The proteins below are encoded in one region of Oncorhynchus clarkii lewisi isolate Uvic-CL-2024 chromosome 33, UVic_Ocla_1.0, whole genome shotgun sequence:
- the LOC139392682 gene encoding coiled-coil domain-containing protein 87-like translates to MEALKGQKQEYMTGVWNVNTVLLRGLWKEPDLEEEEESPDEEITSPKQATAAWERTARLIQQRESLLARLEMFDRDASDPKCFFLQGYQGTSLARLDESKHRSKLNSQICSLEKVLSKILHHITDSFHDTVTYKGRPYREKMRWDRIEMLYWLQQERRVQALERVVEGRGSLPTRLPPPQLTSASRPFQPTSASRGILEGY, encoded by the exons ATGGAGGCTCTAAAGGGTCAGAAGCAGGAGTACatgacaggggtgtggaacgtcAACACGGTGCTGCTGAGAGGGCTGTGGAAGGAACCCGATCTGGAGG aggaggaagagagccCAGATGAAGAAATAACCAGTcctaaacag GCCACAGCAGCATGGGAGCGCACTGCCCGTCTCATCCAGCAGAGGGAGTCTCTGCTGGCTCGTCTGGAGATGTTTGACAGGGACGCTTCTGACCCCAAGTGCTTCTTCCTGCAAG GCTACCAGGGCACCTCTCTAGCCAGGTTGGATGAGTCCAAGCACCGGAGCAAACTCAACTCCCAGATCTGTTCTCTGGAGAAGGTGTTGTCTAAGATTCTCCACCACATTACAGACAGCTTCCACGACACTGTCACCTACAAG ggGAGGCCGTACAGGGAGAAGATGCGCTGGGACCGCATCGAGATGCTCTACTGGCTGCAGCAGGAGCGCAGGGTCCAGGCTCTGGAgagggtggtggaggggaggggctCTCTCCCCACCagactgccccccccccaactcacttcagcgagcaggcctttccaaCCCACTTCAGCgagccggggtatcctggaaggatattga
- the LOC139392801 gene encoding 4-galactosyl-N-acetylglucosaminide 3-alpha-L-fucosyltransferase 9-like, with the protein MSTPASKGVLRPVLIGCFFMAGFVGIFLIYYKPQIKFLSCPTDQASHEGKAGCSPCPQVSMAGNHTGQKTHHAQKAIQADDDGDTDTIILIWMWPFGQAFDIDSCVYFNIKGCHLTVDKNLYSKAHGVIFHHRDIHGDLKNMPQEQRPWFQKWVWWNAESPANTNRIPGVDHLFNLTASYRLDSDIKVPYGSLVEVTSEDKIFELPKKDKLVCWVVSNWNPNYKRVQVFNELSRHVKIEAYGRHFSRYLENQDYSKTLSSCKFYLAFENSLYKDYATEKLFNAMKLGAVPIVLGPSRDNYEQFIPRDSFIHVDDFSSTEELAKKLLFLDQKNEEYMRYFTWRNNFKVQQWWFGLEHACRSCDYIQRNKGYKTFHHLNKWFWG; encoded by the coding sequence ATGTCCACTCCGGCTTCCAAGGGGGTTCTACGGCCTGTTCTGATTGGCTGTTTTTTTATGGCGGGCTTCGTGGGAATATTCTTAATTTACTACAAACCCCAGATCAAGTTCCTTTCATGCCCTACTGACCAGGCATCCCACGAGGGGAAGGCTGGTTGTTCTCCTTGCCCTCAAGTAAGTATGGCAGGGAACCACACAGGGCAAAAAACACACCATGCACAGAAAGCCATTCAGGCCGATGatgacggagacacagacactaTCATTTTGATCTGGATGTGGCCATTTGGTCAGGCCTTTGACATAGACTCTTGTGTCTACTTTAACATCAAAGGCTGTCACCTAACAGTGGATAAAAACCTTTACAGCAAGGCGCACGGTGTCATATTCCACCATAGAGACATCCATGGAGACCTGAAGAACATGCCCCAAGAGCAACGTCCATGGTTCCAGAAATGGGTGTGGTGGAATGCAGAATCACCGGCTAACACAAACAGGATCCCTGGTGTTGACCACTTGTTCAATTTGACTGCCAGTTATCGACTGGATTCTGATATCAAGGTTCCTTATGGGTCGCTTGTTGAGGTAACCAGTGAGGATAAAATCTTTGAGCTGCCCAAGAAGGACAAATTAGTCTGCTGGGTAGTGAGCAACTGGAACCCAAACTACAAGAGGGTACAGGTGTTCAACGAGCTCAGTAGGCATGTCAAAATAGAGGCCTATGGGAGACATTTTAGTAGATACCTTGAAAACCAAGACTACTCAAAGACGCTGTCCAGCTGTAAATTCTACCTGGCATTTGAAAACTCCCTCTACAAAGACTATGCTACAGAGAAGCTGTTCAACGCTATGAAGTTGGGAGCAGTGCCCATTGTTCTAGGTCCATCCAGGGACAACTACGAGCAATTTATCCCAAGGGACTCTTTCATCCATGTGGATGACTTCTCCTCTACAGAGGAGCTGGCAAAGAAGCTTCTCTTTCTCGACCAGAAAAATGAAGAATACATGAGGTACTTCACTTGGCGAAATAACTTTAAAGTTCAACAATGGTGGTTTGGACTTGAGCACGCCTGTCGCTCATGTGATTACATTCAAAGAAATAAAGGATACAAAACTTTTCATCATCTAAATAAATGGTTTTGGGGCTAA